A region from the Posidoniimonas polymericola genome encodes:
- a CDS encoding Appr-1-p processing protein: MLSFVQGDLLQATEPYIAQGVAEGNQEGMGTGLALKISRRWPEIQAGFKKFARSGNFKGGGLWSHPGIDGGPGVFYLATQPDMYHATMPYLRKSLRRLKKWSAEGGVSAVALPKIGAGLGKLSWEDQVKPLFVEILSESETHFVVYETFINEFEASSSE, translated from the coding sequence GTGCTGAGCTTTGTCCAAGGTGATCTGCTGCAGGCTACCGAGCCGTACATTGCTCAAGGAGTCGCTGAGGGCAATCAAGAAGGTATGGGTACCGGTCTAGCGCTCAAAATCTCGAGGCGCTGGCCGGAGATTCAGGCTGGTTTTAAGAAGTTCGCAAGGTCTGGGAATTTCAAGGGTGGTGGATTGTGGTCACACCCAGGAATTGATGGTGGCCCGGGTGTGTTTTACCTGGCAACTCAGCCCGATATGTACCACGCGACTATGCCCTATCTCCGTAAGTCTCTACGCCGCCTTAAGAAATGGTCTGCTGAAGGTGGGGTCTCTGCAGTAGCACTTCCAAAGATAGGGGCAGGTTTGGGGAAGCTTTCCTGGGAGGACCAAGTCAAGCCGTTGTTCGTCGAAATACTCTCAGAATCGGAGACTCACTTCGTAGTTTACGAGACTTTTATCAATGAGTTCGAGGCGAGCAGTAGCGAATGA
- a CDS encoding suppressor of fused domain protein → MNSHAESEDEWTLWWDARLAAMESVLGKSHDTVGHGTIPFHLGADLGGTADIVYFHNHVDGIVSVTAELIGNADQAPNSMGNYELAICSRDDDDWGANIIGQLAHYTLETVLEPGQTMDIGPATPDGSSITAFLFCDYGRFTVRDQNAGLILCIGITAPELNACRDGNRDRVEELLTLSGVFPFTDLHRRSVV, encoded by the coding sequence ATGAACTCGCACGCTGAATCCGAAGACGAATGGACTCTTTGGTGGGACGCTCGCCTCGCTGCGATGGAGTCCGTCCTAGGCAAGTCGCACGATACTGTTGGCCATGGGACGATACCATTTCACCTCGGCGCTGACCTCGGTGGTACCGCAGACATTGTCTATTTTCACAACCATGTTGACGGGATTGTTTCCGTCACCGCCGAATTGATCGGCAACGCCGACCAGGCTCCCAACTCCATGGGAAACTACGAACTGGCGATTTGCTCACGTGACGATGACGACTGGGGGGCAAACATCATTGGGCAACTTGCTCACTACACGCTCGAAACAGTACTGGAGCCCGGCCAAACGATGGACATTGGACCTGCGACTCCCGATGGATCGTCAATTACAGCGTTCTTGTTTTGCGACTACGGTCGATTCACTGTTCGTGACCAGAACGCTGGCTTGATCCTGTGCATTGGCATCACAGCCCCCGAACTCAATGCATGCCGGGACGGGAATCGAGACCGCGTAGAAGAACTGTTAACATTAAGCGGCGTTTTCCCTTTTACTGATTTGCATCGCCGGAGCGTAGTTTGA